tcaatgcggactcacctgagggcaccatgctcacaaaaaaggatgttgccaatgatttgtccgggaaatgtgagagctggatatcttgttaatatgatgtctttgcttaagagtaacattgaacgagcgtgtacTCTCatgaacagagatgccagatttgcagatttgtctgtaaatttgcagatttcgtacatagtgctgcaaacattttttcttgtgcagacttttgaaaatcaagtttttcgcagactttcgtcaaaatttatacACTTatgaaattgtcgcgaccttctctttttttttgctcgccaaatcagttttgcgtatcatactttatagagaaatgggTTGCtgactgcaattttttttcgtatgcagactttttcaaccctatctgaagatatttgaaatttttacctggcatctctgctcatgAAACTCTTACTTGCTTTTTTCCTCAGTGTAACCGTTTGAAGGTAACGCGGTAAAATGTATCCGTAGCAACTGTAGTAATcttaaatttattgaaacaacaaATATCTGTTAGTAGTATAGGCCGTATATAACAGTAGAGTAAATGAATTCGAATTTCATTTCTGCCTTCAAAATTCATGGTGTACCAATACTTCCGCCTGtggtacaaaattattttccatgAGTAACATATATTTCGTTAATTATTTCGTACATATTTTAGATTTCTTCGGAATTGCGGTCAGAAATAATTCAGTATCGCAAACGATCACAagagattgaaatgaaaattctgGAAAAGAagctgttgaaacaaaatactATTCAGCTATATGACaatgttgaaaaacaaaaagagaGTTCTCAACAAATAACTGTAATTGAATCGAAGAAATCTATTAAATCAGATTCTTTAGGTATACCATCTTTATGTTCTGATATTCCTAATTCGTTTTTGAAATCGCCTGATCTTGAAAAAACTGAACAAGAGAAATTCTACTGTTCTGACCAAGCATCCTCTCAGCCGAGGTTAATTAGATCAAATTCATACACTTTGGATTATCCAAGCCCATTGTTAATGAAGCATATTAATAAGCAATGTTCAGATATTAAAAACACTAATACGATAGAGCAAATTCCTCAAGAACATACGAACGATAACATAAAAAGGTCTTACTTTAAAGATGTCCAATCTACTCATATAAATAAACAAGAATGGGTAAACTCCAGCAAAACTCCGTCTAAGGCTGCCGCGCATGTCAAGAAACTAAAAAGTCCTTATAAAACTACCAAATTGAATTCGAATAATCGagcaaatgtaaaatgtaaaacacAACGAAAGGTGAGCTATGTATAATTTTCAACTTAATGTTATTAATTGTTGTCCTTCGTAGACTGTAGATAATATCAAACAATCGGTGGACACTTGTcaacaaaaaatcaaagaaaTTCAAGATGAACATGACAAGCGGTTAATGGAACTATTAAAACGTCAGCAAGAAGAGCAACATGAACTCCAACAAAACTTCCGTCGTCAGCAAGCTGAATTGACGAAAATGTTACTTCCTTCCAAATTGGATCAAATCCATACTTCAACACCAGTAAATACGAGTCCTAATGAATCAATGATCAACGATATTCAGAGTATACCAATGTCTTTCAAGAAATTGAACATAAGTTCAAAAGAATTTGTTCACAATGATTCTCAATTCAGTATGAACAACTTGTCCAGTCAATCAAGTTTGAGCTTTCAAGAATCAACTGAAATGTATAAGACTTGCGTAGACCACAGCAtcaacaatcgatcaaaaatacACGATTGTTTGAATTCAGACGGAATTAATAGCTACATCAAAACTATTGTGCAAACAATACAAGATAAAGATCTTCAGGAGCTCTACCAATTTAGAGGATTAGATGAACAATCTCAAATTCAGCACAATGCGGCTAGTTTGATAAACGCTTACGCCAGGGGTTATCTAACAAGAAGGCTTTTCCAAACAGAATGCGTACAGAAGGTAGTTGAAATCATTCGTGATACCCTTCTTTTTATTTTGGACATGCATCATGAGAATCGTACAGCAAAACGTTCACGAAGTCCTGTCGATGTGCAGCGGAAAAGAACTTTGATCCAGCAGTTGACGTCAGCGTGTGATAAACtacatcaaattttcattgaatcTAGTACTAAACAGCGTATGGAAATCATCCGTCAAGATagagaaaaaattaaacataaacTAGTGAATCGTCCAAAAACGTCAAGATCGAATGAATCTAGTAGATCAGTAAATTTTAAATGCGAACGATCTCTGGACAAACGATATCGCAAGCTTCAGTTGTGTTCATTGTAAGTATTGTATCCATATTTTTCTTAATACTGCCAACGACTCCGGTGAACGAACTCTTCTTCTATCTGGTTGGCGTCATCTCACTTGAGGGAACGCCGTTTGATGGCAAAACAACGTATGCTATTTTGCCAATTAGTGTTCGTTTATAGTCAAACGGGCTTTCTTTTCACCAGACTAATAGAGAAAACCTCGCTGTGTGACATCTAGTTGccaaagtacggataaaaaaTCTTTCATgtaaaatactcgaattttcatcGCATAGATGACGTGTTCATTCGTTGGAAGATTCACTAGATGTGGTGAACAGCCACAACAGGTTAAAGGTTAAAGCCTAGGCtataataaattatattgataataATACTGTCTACGGCACACGATAAAAACCAAATCATTTATGTCATCATTCAACATTGAGAAATTTATTGATACTCTTATGTTGAACAGTTATGCCATCTAGCACTTCAACATAAcatgctaagcagacgtaatgtTAGtgctggcccttattaccggtatcactagaCGGTGAAAACTAAGTGAAGTGATTGAGGTCCTTATTAccaaagtcgcttcagagacaaaagtaattacttgaatgtgcttgatgtcattatgaacatcacaccACCAACATTAtgttgaaaaaatgaattttttccactacagtgataacttcactatgcgtgatacaggtaataggtaaaatcaggtgaagtgaaagtggaagtaagaacggtaataagggccgctaTTTACCAAACACTTTTTTTAGGAGTTCACTTTTCGTTAAATACATAtgtttaaattttcattacgaTTTCCATGTGATTTCAGAAGCAGGTGCAAAAAAATCCAAATCAAATTTGTAGCATTAACTACCTTAGAGCAGGTAgttataatattttcattttttaatatttattttactttttcacGCTTTGTATGCTCAAACATTCGCTCTCGAACCATGAAGGTATTCCGTCAATATTGAAGGAGGCTCAATCGGCACATTTGATAACAATGAAGATAATTAGCAGTATGGAATAAATACAAAACAACTGTATTTCAGACCTGATCCACCTCAGAGATAGACATTGGCATTGAATCAAGTAGATGGTAGCCTGCAACACGATTACCCATTGCAAACAATCTACTCATTGGATTTATCAATTCTGCTGGTAACGACTGAAACCTATTTTATGAAaactgttcaatttttttccgaaaCAACCCTCACGAACGATAGTGGTTAAATAAAGTTAAATTAAGTAGTCTAACCATTAGCCGTCAACTACACATTAGTAGATACGTCGTTGATTGACCTCAGTGAACCAGTTGGGATCATTTTGAACgtaaacaatttcaaaaaatatgtgattgaattattatttatttttatataaaaccttttgaaaaataaatgtttttgtgAGTACAGATTAAATGAGGTGTTTCTATTGGAATTCTTAGCATTCAGATTTCAACGGTATAGTATGCTTGAAATTAATTTAAACTTCATCAGCTCAACTAATGCGATGCTTCtcagattttatgatttttgtaAGGATCCATATCTTTTAATTGTTTCGGATCATAGCGCACTCGAATAGGCGGCATTGCAGGAGTCATTTCAATTATTGCTGGATCGTTAATGTACTCTTGATCAGCAAGCTTGTTATTTATCGGAACGTTAGAAATAAGGTGTCTTGGGGTAAATTCTTTTTCCCTGTAATCTAAATAATGTTCGCGTTTGTAATTTTCAACGGATCTCAGTAATGGTAACACAGGCCTTCCCTTTCTCTTGTTATCTGTAATCAGCTCTTCCGCATACTTCATAAAGTGCCTATTTTCCTTTTTGGCACTGTTACGCATGTATTGAAGTTCTGCTTTTGTGTCGGATTCTATGTTTTCATGTGTTCTGCGTTCATCAATCTGATCGAGTAATAATTTACGTTGAATTTGTGTTCTGTTTGCTATATTTGTTGCATTCCTTTGATTAAATCCGAAAGTAACGTCAACATTCTTCAATCTATTAGCCATTTCCTTATGTTCCATTGCTTCTTGCTCTGAAGCTTTCACTTTTTTGCAATTCATTTCATCCAAATGTGCTTGAATTCGAGCAGCCTTCATCTGTTTctcagtttcaattttttcgcgtataTTTTTCTCCGCCATCTTTTCCTTTTCCTGTAATGCTTTTTCACGATTTTTATCTTCGTCATCTAGAAGTTGCTTTCGGCGTTCAACTTCTTCTTGTAACAATTCGGCGTTATCTCTCAATTTGTGTTTGTTAGTATGAATCTCTTTTCTCTTATTAGAAATTACCATTTGTCCGTCATTGTATATTTCATTCAACGAATCTTCTATAATCATTTCACGTTTCAATCTTTCTTCGCGTTCTTGAGTCATTTTCATAGCTTCCAAAGCATGTTGTCTTCGCATTGCCTTTTTCCTTTCAAACACCTGTTGTTCTCTTTCTATTTGTCGTTTTATTTTATCTTCTAAGACTTCGCGCTGCTTTCGTTCCTGCTCAATCAGAGAATTTCGTTTCTGCTGTTTATCTATTTCATCTCGTTGAATTTGGTCTCTTAGTTCATTTTTATAGCAATCAAACCGCCTTCGCTCTTCGATATAACGTTCAGCTTGCGACTTAATCAATTGATTCGACAAAGTATTATCTTGTTTGTCCAATTCTTTGCGTCGCTTGTCTATCTGAATTTTCTGATCCGACTTGAACTTGCATTGAAATTCGCGTGCTTTCAATACTTCGCAGAATTTTGCTGCACTCTCTAGAACTCTCGGGCCTTCCTTTTCTCTTTGAATAATTTCTTGGGCTTTTTCAATCAGTTCATTTCGCTTTATCTCGTCGGCGGTTTTAAGTGCATGATAAAGTTTTTTATCTAAAAATTAGCAATTATTTAACTTagtttttataaataaattttactaACACCTGATCTTATAAATACTGCAAAGTTAAAACAGGTTATCTTGATGGACTATTTATTGATCACTATCATCCACTTTAACAATAACATGTTTCAACTTTGTCGTATTCGCAGTGAATGACAGAAATATATTGTCctatattatcggtatcacttcacggtgaaaatcacgTGGAGTGAATGTAGGCTAggaacataaatcaaataaacatagatttcccagtgtaatactaatgtagttgagcaacccgtgacagcaaaagcaccgtttggtggagaatgggtgcgtaaatgctcctaaaatgcatgcataaagttgcctgcgcatttaacaaaaccacagtagctaatggaaaaaagtacacccgtttctcactagaggtgctgttagtgtcaccgtacagtcggaaatctatgtttatttgatttatgctaggAAGTAGTATTGCGGAAgtcgtttgaaaaaaattacctgaACTAGAggtaaaatcgttcaaaaaatcaagtgaagtgatatgtaAGTGAAAAGAaattgagaacggtaataaaggtcaTTACTGGGTACTTGAACATTGGTTTAATGAGGAAAGCTAAGCAGGAAGTATGATTCATattcctttcacgcagcctacctCGATTTTGATTAGTAATCCCGCACATAAGATCGAATTTATTCGGATCTAATGCTCCGTTTACCCTTCTGctggtgccagtgtactgccctcttaggaaaaaacgttcagctgtggtccaatgatccaacgtattagaccaacgaaggaccaccgttgaacgtttttttcctaagagggcagtacactggcaccagcatgctggcaaccagcaatagtgtaaactagagtgactataatcagagtggcgacagctgttcctttggaatgacagctcccagttccaaacgagcaaacgacctgtcaattcaatgtaaagctaatggaatgttttgaattgttgccaaaattacggatgagatggcgtcactctggttataggcactctagtgtaAACGCTACATAAGTGACGAATAACCATAAGGTGAAAACTCCTAAACTAATTTGAACATTTATACCCAATATCGCTTATTGTATATACTCACCTTCTTCTACTTTTTCTTGTTGCTTTCTTAGTCGATCGGATTCCTTTTTATCGCGTATATTCTGAACTGTATTTTCCCATTGCCTAGTCATGACTTGAGATTCATTCTTTAGATATCTTTTGAACTCAGCTTCATTCTGCGTTACCAATCGTCCATTCGATGCAATAGTCGTTTGAGGACGAATTCGTGCCTTACTTGCATTGCTCAGTAGTTCATTCCATTTGGTTGCTGTTATTATCATAGCTTTACATTTCGTGTTAAATGTACCGACCGATGCGGATGAAGCCGGCACGAAGCATGGTTGTAGAGATTGCGGTTCAGCTGACTGATAAAGTTCTTTGATCATATCGAAGACAAATTTCGAAAGCAAACCGAACACGAACTGACTGATTCAACAATGAAAATTTTTGCTTTTTGATCAACGCTTGCCGCGATCCGAGCAAACAAACAGCAAAAACGAACCTCATGTTAAACCAAACAAACTGCCATAAACCTCCTTGATACCACGGTAACACCAAGCTTttaacacgcagagaaaaatagtAAAACTGACGACGtaaaaccaaagataaactctagATTATaatcccaagcaaccagaagttcc
This genomic window from Malaya genurostris strain Urasoe2022 chromosome 1, Malgen_1.1, whole genome shotgun sequence contains:
- the LOC131425216 gene encoding centriolar coiled-coil protein of 110 kDa isoform X2 → MNSNFISAFKIHGVPILPPVISSELRSEIIQYRKRSQEIEMKILEKKLLKQNTIQLYDNVEKQKESSQQITVIESKKSIKSDSLGIPSLCSDIPNSFLKSPDLEKTEQEKFYCSDQASSQPRLIRSNSYTLDYPSPLLMKHINKQCSDIKNTNTIEQIPQEHTNDNIKRSYFKDVQSTHINKQEWVNSSKTPSKAAAHVKKLKSPYKTTKLNSNNRANVKCKTQRKTVDNIKQSVDTCQQKIKEIQDEHDKRLMELLKRQQEEQHELQQNFRRQQAELTKMLLPSKLDQIHTSTPVNTSPNESMINDIQSIPMSFKKLNISSKEFVHNDSQFSMNNLSSQSSLSFQESTEMYKTCVDHSINNRSKIHDCLNSDGINSYIKTIVQTIQDKDLQELYQFRGLDEQSQIQHNAASLINAYARGYLTRRLFQTECVQKVVEIIRDTLLFILDMHHENRTAKRSRSPVDVQRKRTLIQQLTSACDKLHQIFIESSTKQRMEIIRQDREKIKHKLVNRPKTSRSNESSRSVNFKCERSLDKRYRKLQLCSLPDPPQR
- the LOC131425216 gene encoding centriolar coiled-coil protein of 110 kDa isoform X1, translated to MNSNFISAFKIHGVPILPPVISSELRSEIIQYRKRSQEIEMKILEKKLLKQNTIQLYDNVEKQKESSQQITVIESKKSIKSDSLGIPSLCSDIPNSFLKSPDLEKTEQEKFYCSDQASSQPRLIRSNSYTLDYPSPLLMKHINKQCSDIKNTNTIEQIPQEHTNDNIKRSYFKDVQSTHINKQEWVNSSKTPSKAAAHVKKLKSPYKTTKLNSNNRANVKCKTQRKTVDNIKQSVDTCQQKIKEIQDEHDKRLMELLKRQQEEQHELQQNFRRQQAELTKMLLPSKLDQIHTSTPVNTSPNESMINDIQSIPMSFKKLNISSKEFVHNDSQFSMNNLSSQSSLSFQESTEMYKTCVDHSINNRSKIHDCLNSDGINSYIKTIVQTIQDKDLQELYQFRGLDEQSQIQHNAASLINAYARGYLTRRLFQTECVQKVVEIIRDTLLFILDMHHENRTAKRSRSPVDVQRKRTLIQQLTSACDKLHQIFIESSTKQRMEIIRQDREKIKHKLVNRPKTSRSNESSRSVNFKCERSLDKRYRKLQLCSLYSVNIEGGSIGTFDNNEDN
- the LOC131425215 gene encoding calponin homology domain-containing protein DDB_G0272472-like, yielding MIKELYQSAEPQSLQPCFVPASSASVGTFNTKCKAMIITATKWNELLSNASKARIRPQTTIASNGRLVTQNEAEFKRYLKNESQVMTRQWENTVQNIRDKKESDRLRKQQEKVEEDKKLYHALKTADEIKRNELIEKAQEIIQREKEGPRVLESAAKFCEVLKAREFQCKFKSDQKIQIDKRRKELDKQDNTLSNQLIKSQAERYIEERRRFDCYKNELRDQIQRDEIDKQQKRNSLIEQERKQREVLEDKIKRQIEREQQVFERKKAMRRQHALEAMKMTQEREERLKREMIIEDSLNEIYNDGQMVISNKRKEIHTNKHKLRDNAELLQEEVERRKQLLDDEDKNREKALQEKEKMAEKNIREKIETEKQMKAARIQAHLDEMNCKKVKASEQEAMEHKEMANRLKNVDVTFGFNQRNATNIANRTQIQRKLLLDQIDERRTHENIESDTKAELQYMRNSAKKENRHFMKYAEELITDNKRKGRPVLPLLRSVENYKREHYLDYREKEFTPRHLISNVPINNKLADQEYINDPAIIEMTPAMPPIRVRYDPKQLKDMDPYKNHKI